Genomic segment of Fusobacterium simiae:
ATGTTTTTTTATTCATTTTATTTTAAATATTTTAATAAAGTTTTATTTTATATATGAAAATATAAATTTTATAAATATTTGTCCTTTTCTTTTATTTTTTTTATGCTATAATTAATTTAAGTACAAAAACTAATAAAATATATGTTACTTTTAATTTTTAAGGAGGAGATTTTAATGAAAGTTTTATTTTATGGTGTAAGAGAAGTTGAAGTACCTTTATTTCATGAACTAAATAAAAAGTTTGGTTATGATTTAGAATTAATTCCTGATTATCTTAACAGTAAAGAAACTGCTGAAAAAGCAAAAGGATTTGAATGTGTTGTTCTTCGTGGAAACTGTTTTGCAACAAAAGAAGTGTTAGATTTATATAAAAGCTATGGAGTAAAATATTTATTTACTAGAACTGTTGGAACTAACCACATTGATGTAAAATATGCTAAAGAGTTAGGATTCAAATTAGCCTATGTTCCATTTTATTCTCCAAATGCAATAGCTGAATTAGCTGTTTCATTAGCTATGTCTTTATTAAGACATTTACCTTATACTGCTCAAAAATTTAATAAAAGAGATTTTACAGTTGATAAAAATATGTTCTCAAGAGAAGTAAGAAACTGCACTGTTGGTGTAATTGGTCTTGGAAGAATTGGATTCACTGCTGCAAAATTATTTAAAGGTTTAGGAGCAAATGTTATTGGATATGATATGTTCCCTAAAACTGGTATAGATGATATAGTTACTCAAGTTTCTATGGAAGAATTGATAGCAAAAAGTGATATTATAACTTTACATGCTCCATTTATTAAAGAAAACGGAAAAATTGTTACTAAAGAATTTTTAAGTAAAATGAAAGAAAACTCTATATTAATCAACACTGCTAGAGGAGAACTAATGGATTTGGAAGCTGTTGTAAATGCTCTTGAAAGTGGACATCTTGCAGCTGCTGGTATAGATACTATCGAAGGAGAAGTCAACTACTTCTTTAAAAATTTCTCAAATGATGAAGCTAAATTCAAATTAGAATATCCTTTATTCAATAGATTATTAGACCTATATCCAAGAGTTTTAGTAACTCCTCATGTTGGATCTTACACTGATGAAGCTGCCTCAAACATGATAGAAACTTCATTAGAAAACTTAAAAGAATACTTAGATACTAATGCATGTAAAAACGATATAAAAGCATAGTAAAAATATTTTAATAAAAAAATAAAGCTATTATATTAGAGAAAATTTCTATTTATAATAGCTTTTTTCATATAAGTAATTATCTAAATTTTTAAGAAAATAAGAGAGTTACATTCCAGATTTTAGGATAAAAATTAAATAGAATGAGCCGAGCAAAATCAAACTTGTTTGAGCAAAGCGAGTTTGTTTGTTTTGCAGCGAATTCTTAATTTTTATCTGTTAAGAAATCTGGCTAGTAACGAGCTATTTTCTTTAAAAATTTTTATTCATTTAAAAATTTTAAAATTTCATCAACCGTTTCTTGTTTTTCTAAAATACTTGTATGTGTTGTATTTTCTATTGTTTTTAAAGGAAAGCCTTCTAATTTTGCAGTAGACAAAGGTACCATTCCATCATCTTCTCCCTTTATAAACATAGAATATAGAAAATTATTAGATTTATCCCCTATTAAAACATAACAAGGATAATCTGGATTCCCTAACTGATTCACAAAACTATTTTCATCTGTTTTCATATCAGCAACAGCAGGACCTATAAAATACCATAATAAGTCAGCAATAGGATTATCAGATAACTGGCTTCCATGTGATGGTGGAGAAATTAAAACAACTTTTCCTAAATTATTTAATTTATGTTCTTTTAAATAGTGCCTAATTAGACATGAGCCCATAGAATGAACAACAAAATTTATCTTTAATTCAGGTAAACTTTTAGCTTTTCTTTCTAAATTAATTTCATTTAATTTTTTTATTTGCTCATCAATAGTTGGAACTATATATTTATCAGTCATTTCTACAATTCTATCATCAACTGTTGGATATTGTATATTAACAACAGAATAACCATCTTCAGCTAATTTCTCATCTATAAATCTTAATTGCTTTTCTGTTCCATAGATACCATTAAAAGTTATAACTATGTCTTTTTCTATTTTATCCTCATTGTAATATTTTACTTGATATCTATGAGTCAATAGAAATTTTTTTACCAACCACAGTATCAAAATAGAAAATAGAATAATCAAAAATAAAATTTTAAAAAATTTTTTCATATACATTCCTTAGTTAAATATAAAAATAGTTCTTTTCTAATCTAAATTCATTATTTTTCTTGAAAATAAGTATTTGATATTTTTAATTTCGTATATTAAACTGCTTGATAGCCATTAGTGTTTCGGTAGCTCCAAAATGCTCCCTCAACAATAATGGACATCGCAGCAGTTCTATTAAAAAATTTTTAAATTTGCTTTCAAGAAAAATCTAACTTATTATTAGTTATAAAGTTAAGAAATTTAGGTAGTTACAAGCTATTTTTATATCCTCTATCTATTAAAAGTAATAATTTTTCTACTTAGTTCCAAATATTCTATCTCCACAATCTCCAAGACCTGGATAGATATATCCATTATCATTTAGACCTTGATCTATTTTAGCTGTGTAAATAGGTACATCTGGATGCTTATTTAAAAGTTTAGCAATACCATCTGGAGCTGCAACTAAACACATAAATATTATATCTGTTACACCTTGTGATTTTAAATAATCAATAGCGTAAACTGCTGAACCACCTGTTGCTAACATAGGATCCACAAGAATGACTTTCCTTGAGGTTATATCAGTAGGTAATTTACAGTAGTAATAAACAGGTTCAAGAGTTTCTTCATTTCTATAAACACCTATATGTCCTACTTTTGCAGTAGGAATTAAGTCAAGTATTCCATCGACCATTCCAAGCCCTGCTCTAAGTATAGGAACTAATGCTACTTTGTCCTGTAATACATAGGCTTGAGTTTTCATCAATGGTGTTGTAACTTCTGTTGTTTCTAATTTTAAATTTTTTGTAGCTTCGTAAGTCATAAGTTTTGCTATTTCATTTAGATTTTCTCTAAATAATTTAGTATCTGTATCCACACTTCTAAGAATAGTCATCTTATGCTCAATCAATGGGTGATTAATTTCGATTACTGACATATATATTCCTCCCTTTTTTCATAAAAAAACAGGATAAGAAACCCTGTTTTTTAATTAATTATTTTTTGCCCAAGTTGAATTTCTTATTAAATTTGTCAACTCTACCAGCTGTATCAACAAATCTTTGTTCTCCAGTATAGAATGGGTGTGATTTTGAGCTAACAGCTACTTTTATTACTGGATATTCTTTTCCTTCAAAAGTTGTTGTTTCTTTAGGCAATTTAGTAGATCTAGTCAAGAATTGGTTCCCAGCCATATCTTCAAAAACAACAAGATTGAATTCAGGATGTATTCCTTTTTTCATTTTTTCACCTTCCTAAAATTTTCTGATATCAAGGATAATTTTAGCATACTTGCATTAATAATGCAAGTTAAAATTCATTAAAAAAATGAGAGAGTTTATTAAAATCTCTCATAACTTTTTCTTTATTTTGATAATCTTTTTATAGCAATTTCTTTTGCCTTCATATATTGCTCAGCAGTTATATACTTTTTCATTTGAATTTGACTTCTTAATCTTTCTTTCATTATGGTTGCTTCTATTGCACCTATTTTATCAAACATTTCATCTATTTGTTTTAAATATTTTTCAGGACCATCTAAAATATATTTATTAATTTGCAATTCTAATTGCTTTCTTTCTAAAAGTCTTAATTCGTAATTACTAGCTACCTGTTTTACTAATTCTTTTGCCTTTTTTATATTTTCAGCTTTTACTCCAGCTGCTCTTAAATCAGCATCATCTATTATCCCTAGCCCATTTTCTTCAGAAGCAAATGTAAATAATGAAACTAAACAAAATAACACACAAAAAAATCTCTTCATATACACCAATCCCTCACTTAAATTTGAGTATTATAAATAAATAACTCGTCTGGGTTTAATTCAGTTGCTTTTGTCCCAACAACACTAGAATTATCATAAATACTTGACATTAATGCTTCACGAGCTTCACCAGAAGCAACAACACTATTACCATTATCTATATCAGGATTAGGCACTGTTTTTACAAGAGAATTATATGTTGACATAGTAACTATTCCAACAAAAAATAGTCCTATAGAAAATATAGACATCCTCCTATTTTTTCTTTTTTCTTCTTCTAATAAAGCTTTATATATGTTTGCTCTAACTTTTTCCTTAGGTGACATAATTAATTTCCTCCCATATCTTTTAGTGCTTTATAATACACAGATTTCACAGTTGATAGATTCATATTTTTTATCTCTGCAATCTCTTTTAATTTATATCCATAAATATCTTTAAGAATAACAATCTCTCTTTCTTTCTCAGAAATTAATTTTAATTTCTCTTCAAGTATCACCTTTGTGTCAAAATTAATATCCTCTGGCAAAGATAAAACATCATCATTTATTTCAAATTCTAATTTCCTTTTTTTGAAAAAGTCATATGTTTTATTAATTGCA
This window contains:
- a CDS encoding 2-hydroxyacid dehydrogenase yields the protein MKVLFYGVREVEVPLFHELNKKFGYDLELIPDYLNSKETAEKAKGFECVVLRGNCFATKEVLDLYKSYGVKYLFTRTVGTNHIDVKYAKELGFKLAYVPFYSPNAIAELAVSLAMSLLRHLPYTAQKFNKRDFTVDKNMFSREVRNCTVGVIGLGRIGFTAAKLFKGLGANVIGYDMFPKTGIDDIVTQVSMEELIAKSDIITLHAPFIKENGKIVTKEFLSKMKENSILINTARGELMDLEAVVNALESGHLAAAGIDTIEGEVNYFFKNFSNDEAKFKLEYPLFNRLLDLYPRVLVTPHVGSYTDEAASNMIETSLENLKEYLDTNACKNDIKA
- a CDS encoding RNA polymerase sigma factor, coding for MDFDNIYEEYFDRVYYKVLSVVKNNDDAEDICQETFISVYKNLSKFREESNIYTWIYRIAINKTYDFFKKRKLEFEINDDVLSLPEDINFDTKVILEEKLKLISEKEREIVILKDIYGYKLKEIAEIKNMNLSTVKSVYYKALKDMGGN
- the upp gene encoding uracil phosphoribosyltransferase translates to MSVIEINHPLIEHKMTILRSVDTDTKLFRENLNEIAKLMTYEATKNLKLETTEVTTPLMKTQAYVLQDKVALVPILRAGLGMVDGILDLIPTAKVGHIGVYRNEETLEPVYYYCKLPTDITSRKVILVDPMLATGGSAVYAIDYLKSQGVTDIIFMCLVAAPDGIAKLLNKHPDVPIYTAKIDQGLNDNGYIYPGLGDCGDRIFGTK
- a CDS encoding type B 50S ribosomal protein L31 codes for the protein MKKGIHPEFNLVVFEDMAGNQFLTRSTKLPKETTTFEGKEYPVIKVAVSSKSHPFYTGEQRFVDTAGRVDKFNKKFNLGKK
- a CDS encoding lipase, which encodes MKKFFKILFLIILFSILILWLVKKFLLTHRYQVKYYNEDKIEKDIVITFNGIYGTEKQLRFIDEKLAEDGYSVVNIQYPTVDDRIVEMTDKYIVPTIDEQIKKLNEINLERKAKSLPELKINFVVHSMGSCLIRHYLKEHKLNNLGKVVLISPPSHGSQLSDNPIADLLWYFIGPAVADMKTDENSFVNQLGNPDYPCYVLIGDKSNNFLYSMFIKGEDDGMVPLSTAKLEGFPLKTIENTTHTSILEKQETVDEILKFLNE